Proteins from a single region of Primulina tabacum isolate GXHZ01 chromosome 5, ASM2559414v2, whole genome shotgun sequence:
- the LOC142544949 gene encoding uncharacterized protein LOC142544949, whose amino-acid sequence MSVLGDRCFNIPKLLYEDLLCHVGLSPANIKLKENVGTRVMSALFLRELSKKKAEGSSSAPQKSVISAVTTGTKGDCSVAEKKKTDSCSTTAKRPASSPTAVKKKKAAPSSSASKRVSSPPLRAKSPSPSGKQKASTDPSPSFPHHGKRKISEISVVSVSSLEGSESEEEPPAESRVHPLYTSDTAIVGRGPTQLAQKVMYQLLSNVDAAFMGSLEWSALLRRTCSSVTEGMMYIGELAERANATRSDAFKELREG is encoded by the exons ATGAGTGTACTAGGAGACCGATGCTTTAACATTCCCAAACTTCTATATGAAGATCTTCTGTGTCACGTCGGGTTAAGTCCCGCGAACATTAAGCTGAAGGAGAATGTTG GTACTAGAGTCATGAGCGCCCTATTTCTCCGTGAACTTTCCAAGAAGAAGGCTGAGGGTTCCTCATCGGCACCCCAGAAGTCAGTTATTTCGGCAGTCACGACGGGCACAAAGGGAGACTGTTCTGTTGctgagaaaaagaaaacagatTCCTGCTCTACTACTGCGAAGAGGCCTGCCAGTTCCCCTACTGctgtgaagaagaagaaggcagCCCCCTCCTCCTCCGCCTCAAAGCGAGTCTCCTCTCCACCTCTTCGCGCCAAGTCCCCTTCCCCGTCTGGTAAGCAAAAGGCATCCACTGATCCTAGCCCGTCATTCCCACACCATGGTAAGCGCAAGATTTCTGAGATCTCAGTCGTATCGGTCTCTTCTCTCGAAGGGTCTGAGTCAGAGGAGGAGCCTCCTGCTGAGTCGAGGGTACATCCTCTATACACCTCGGATACGGCCATCGTGGGGCGGGGTCCTACTCAATTGGCTCAGAAGGTGATGTATCAGCTTCTTTCCAACGTAGATGCAGCGTTCATGGGTTCACTGGAGTGGTCTGCACTCCTTCGCCGGACATGCAGCAGTGTCACTGAG GGCATGATGTACATCGGAGAGTTGGCTGAGCGCGCTAACGCCACTCGATCTGACGCCTTTAAAGAATTACGCGAGGGCTAG